The genomic window ATCACACAGTGTTCAGAGGAGAGAAGCTGTGATCGGTCCAAACAACACAGCGCCTGTGAACTACAGAACATGTAGCAGCGTAAACTTACTGGATGATGTCCGTCACAATGAGGAGAGACGTCAACAGAAGCTTCACAGCCTGACAGAGACACGGGAGGACGGCGTGACAACTTCCCGCGCCATCctgctgatgtttttaaatcacgTGACCAGTGAAAGGTCACACGGCGGCCAATCAGAGCGGCCGCTTCGGTGAAAACAgcatttcccagcatgctcttCGGCAGACTAAAAAATCTGCTGAGATTCTTTCAAACGAATTTAcaattaataaagttttatcaaaaactacaatataaaaacactacttctactactactgctacttaTAATAAGTAAATACTAATAGTAATATGGAAATAATTCTTGTTGATGAGAAACTTTCattaattcataaaaaaatcaGCAACATAttaatagtattattattatttataataataccATAACAATCATAATAACATCATCATGATCATAATAGAAATGAATATTGCATGTTTCTGGAAaaaaagtttatatatatatataagtatgcAGAATGACTAAGGGTGTTAACAGTAATTTAAAATTCAACATTAAGTGGGAACATGCAGATCATTGGCTGACTGAAGCATCATACTCTGTCCTTGCCaaagcaaaatgttttgtttaaatccACAAACCGACACATTTTAAGAACACGGCAAAGTGACACTGATGGAATGATGAGAAGACAACATTGTCCTAAGGCTTTGATTTattcagacatttaaaaagtttgtgtgtattttttctacatttctttTCCCACATCACTGCAGAGACTCTGGGGAATAAGAACTATATTCTACTACTCATATGTCTTTATTACCCCCAGAGgggcagagaaagaagaggtgaATATTCCTCTGCCACTGGTTTTGAATTCAAATACAGGCATCAAAAGTTGATCCAAGAAGTCGTTCACCAGCCACGAGTAGGTGTCCATGTTCCCAGCAGAAGGCCCTCGGAGTGCACATGGTACACAGGGTGCATCATGGCCGTTGCACAAGACTAAAGAAATTAACAGAGATAGtcagagaagagaaagtgaCACAGTAAAACCAATCAAGCAATACATTTAGCTCCACATTAAACAGTACTAACGTGGAAGGGGATCAGCATGAGGAGAGAGCCGAGGGGGTGTTTGCTGTAGTCTAGCTCTCCTGAGATAGGCTCCACTCTGCCATGCTCCTGGGTCATAGACAACAACCTGGAGGGGAAAAAATTCTCTCATCAGAACTTCAGTCACACTTTAGCTTAGTGGTAAGATAAGAAGTACGAGTGATATTATTACTTGAGGTTCGGATGTCCTTCAATCACAGCATATCCAGTGGGAAGTTTTCCAGCTCCATCCAGACTGAGAGTGGTGGAAAACAGCAGGTGAAAGGTTATGTCAGGACCATAAATGACATGTTCAACCAGCTAACACTCAGAGTTTTGGAATCCAGGATctgacttcatcacttcccCAGATATGATTAGATAGATATGACTGGGTGTGGTGAGCAAAAAGGGGGATGAATCTAGAGACATTAATACtgacaaagagcagcagagacattGACAAGCAAAGGCAAAGATGGGAAATCTTAGCAGCTTAAATAGACCATTAAATTGTGAGGGCGTGTATGTTAGCGGGTTGTATAGCTCGACTGCCTGAACTGGCTCACAGTTGAGCCTCGCTCCATTAATATAGCAGTGAGTAATGTATTAGCTTCACTTGCTATAGATACTACTGAtttacacaaatgtattttgtcaACTCTTAATGTTTAATGGTTTATCTGTTCAATCTCCAAATTCAAAAAGGGGAAACAATACTAACGAAGGTACCTGAGTCCAGACCATCCGCAGTCGATCAGGAGCTGGTTCCTGTGAGGACAGTGTCCAATGACTCGTGTCAAAACCCTCACAGCCACGTCCTCCAGACTGCAAGAGCCAATCACAGACTGCTGCACATCTAACAAAACACCAAAAATGACCACTGCTGTTTAGTGACACAAACCATTTTCAAACACGAGCTCTGGAAATTCTTTGCCTGGACATTTGCAGCGGGAGATTCTCAGAGTTAGACGCGTtctcaaaaacaggaaaatcttCAGAGCGTTCAGTGGAGGGGTTTCACCTGGGCATATCATTCAGGGGTCAGGACATAACACATACATTTCACTGAAGAGGTCACATTATCTAGAGTTTTTACTaggggaagagaaggaaaaactccagagaatgtctggagcaaGTGACTCGGACATATAGCGTTCTCAAATACATGTCTGTAAGCAGCTTCTTTTTGGTCATTATGGTCATTCCAATTTTTAACCTAAATAAAATGAACTGGTACACTGATGTGACTACATCTACATCCGTCTACACACCAAAGAAGACGTAGTTTCCAGGATGCACCTCACTGAGCTGCTCCATGTCTTTGACTGGGTGACTGCAGGAGGGGGTGGAGCCAATGCTGGATTTACAGGTGATGCCGACGGCCTTCAGTCTGCCAGAAACAAGCCCAGAGAAGTTCATTCATGATCATATCAACACAGCATTCAATAAGGcataaatctaaaaatgtatGTTATTAAATAAGTGCTGAGGCCAATACCTATCAGCAGGGTAATACAAGTTAGACCCAACAAGCTGTAAACACGACATTGATTCTGCGTTGAAATAATCAGAAAATTTGTTTCCAACTGGGGAAATTCACGTGAACGTCCTCTTAGGTCTAGACAACTTGGAAAAATGATCCAACTGTCCGACAAGTGTTCTGGACCATCTAATCGCTCCTCACACCCCCTGTACACGGCATGACATGAAGATGCACAACAGAGCTGAAATTCTGTGCAGCTCAAACGTGACTCAGAAATCGCGGCTGTTATGATTGGTCtcatttgtagttttattacagccaACTATTATTTGTATTACTGAGAGGGAactgcaacacacagagaccTTACAAACTATGTTGCCAAAACATTTAGCTCATTTAAAAGGGCATCGTAAGTAGCCTAAAATGATCATTAACATAAATCTCAAACTCAGTCCTGAATTTAACTGGCAACCAGTAAAGGGACGCAAGGATTGGCGAATTAGAGACCTAGGGTTTGTTTTAGTTCAAATATGAGCAGCAGCATTTAGAACAAGCTGCAAACGGGTTACTAgggtttgtatgtatgtataccGGGCATTGCAATAGTCCAGGTGGGAAAAGACAAAGGCATTTATTAGCTTTTCTAAGTCAGGGAGAGATAGAAGTGATTTAATTTTGGATATATTTCATAAGTAGCAGGGTTTACTAATTTCATTAACAGCAACACACCAATAAATCTTTTATGATGTGAAAACGAGCTGTAGATGTCAGGAGGGACAAATGATTGTACTGCCTCAAAAACAGTGGTACACACCAGTAACAGTTCACATGACTCTTACTTTTCCACAAACTCTAGAGTCAAGCTGGTGGTTTCCCGGGCAACAGCCTGTACTTGCTCCTCTCCCCTGCAGTTGTAGGTGTTCCCACAGTGAGCGTACACTCCCGTTAGCTGCACGCCCTCTGTCTCAGCGATGTCCTGAGCCAATCTGAACGCAGCGGGATCCGAGTACAGCGCACCAGCTACGACAAAAGAGCGAACATACAATCAACACGCGGACAGTCAATGATGACCAGCTGAGTTGTGGTTCCCCTACCTCTCCCATTGCCACAGTCCAGCTTCAGCCAGACGTGCCACTGCCGGCCGTCTCTCAGTGGTCTCTTTCTGAGCTTTTCCAGAGCATCGGGGTGATCCAGTAAAACCTGGAAGAGATCCAGCCTCTCTGACAGAGCTGCACAATGCTCTACctacatgcacgcacgcacgcacgcacacacacacacacacacatagcataAATCACTACGAGTACAAGTAATTTGACCAAGGTCAGAACATTACAATTAACACGTATATTATAATCTGTGTCAAACTAATGtctgcttgcactcagatagtTGGTTGCTCGGACAGATTTCCTGCAGTTCAGCCTCAGCTCCTCTCCCTGTGCTTATGCTGCTTCTGTGCGTTCTTGAAACTTCTGCTCttgggatttttttcctctgcttttgTATTTGTTCAGCTAACAAGTCTTTAGTCTGGTATTTCCCAGACTAGTAGATTCCCAGGTGTAGTGACGGTGAATGAAATTGCCTCGCCCTTGTTTTGGTTACAATTGCTGTTGGTCCTGTCCCTATAAAATATAGGAGTAAAAGAAACAGGGCGGTGTCTACAGTGTTTTTAAGTTGCTAGCAACAGTGTTTccataaagtaaaaaaacttGATTAAGATCCTTGATTTTGCGACTCGGATCTACTGGACTCCTGCTCCATGAAGGTGTCGTCCTTCTTTCTACAAGCACACCAATGGGAAGCCGCTGAATTAATAAAGCTATGGAGTGTGCAAGTGCTTGAACTGAGTTAAAGTAACCGCTCACACAGGGACTCTCAAAGGCATAAGGCCAGCACAACCCCAACAAGGGCAGGGCACTTTTCAACACTACACCGCACATTCTATTGGCTGCGAAATGCAGACTTGCAGACTTTGCAGAAGAGAAGTTCTAGAGAAgaagtttcacacacacacacacacacacacacagaagtgcaaggagaggagctgaagtcctgctctcaaactcaAAGACCATGCTTTTGAATAAAGATagggaaaaaaatcatacaCCTGTCCTCCTGCTATGATGAATAATGTCTTCGGTGTCCAATTCCAATCTATATATTCAACATGTAAAGTATGTGCTACATAATATTTGTCGTATAAGGTGAGTTGAGAGAACCTTATCAAAGGGAACAGAGTATGCATATAGGATGTCATCATATCCATGGTCAGCATAGAAACAGGCCTCTGCAAGTGTTGATACCACGATGCACCTCCGTGATCCACCCGTCATTATGTCAGCACACTCACTAGACATGAACAGTAACACACATACTCAAGACCTGAGCAGTACTCTCTCAATATGACTGAGCTATATGAAGTATTGTAtcagtgtgagagtgtgtattcGTACAGGGtcttgtgtgtcttcatgtgaGGACGAAGCTGGACCCCCAGCTTCTGACAGCGTTCAGTCATCCTCTGGGCATTTCTCTTCACTTTGTCCACATCCACCACCAGAGCAGGGGAACACAGGGCTGAGAGGGGCTCCCCATTCATACTGACAGcaactgcagcacacacacacacaccgaacacacacacatacaattctCTTGCAATTAAATTTTAGCGCATGAATGGCTTCAACTAGTCCCACAATGACACTATTATTATGATAACAAACATACATGAATAAACTGTTACATAATCAGCATACAagagttattattttttacagtcCTGTTGCAATGCTTCAGGTTCTGGAATGTTAAGACCATTAATCTTTGAATAGTAAACACCAAGATTTTAAAGGAATGTTCCACTACATACTTACAACCTTTGAATggcataaagaaaacaattaaataaccaaaaaatCATTAGAAATTTAGACatgggctgggcaataaaacaatcaatcaatccatctcaatataattttcattaatAGCAGtataacaaaggttcaatatatATCTTGATATATTGCTTATGCAGTGTAACATAAACCATCAACCTCagatttctaaaatgttttcttgtttgtcaTGTGTTTGCCATTCGCTACTCATAAAGATGAGTTTAAAGCCTTCACATACTGACTGATATTAACACTTTCATCTTGATATTTTGGACCATATCACTCAGTCCTACTTTATATTACCATGAAGCGTAAGCTACaagtatttaaaaacacaccagATTTGTAATGCTCTagatctgtctttctttcttttatcaaTCAATAATACTTTGATATATCTCAACAGATATTCATAGTAGACTCTGTATTAAGCTACACATCATTAAAGATGACTTACCAGTTGGCAGCTGTAGGTGAGGCTGGATGGTTCAGTAAAGGTAATGGTGGCCAGGCGGTGGAGCGTGATTGGTTTAATGGTGAGTATAGGGTGGATGACTGTGTGTATATGgtctgcaggaaacaaacataTGCAAGATCCACCATGAACAATCAGGTTACACATTAAGTGTTATTATAATCAAAATACCACAGACTGTAACTTACCATATAGAGACTGCAGGTTCAAACTATGCATGCACTCCTACATCAAGGACAGATGTAAACATTGAGAGCTGTTGCTCAACGCTTCACCTCAGTCTGAACTCTTGGACTCTCTTGTTTAACTTGACCTCTTTCCTCAAATACCTGCACATCTACACAGGCTCTGCTGCAAAACTATTTACAAATATGAGTCTCAGTCCGTCTGTGTGTTatcagatttgtgaatgtgtacaacTGCATTGCATCTGCAAATCCGGgtttagaatgtgtgtgtgtaaacagatttgaaaatgtgtaaatatctgcacacacaccGACATGATCTGGCGGCTGAGGgggtggagtaaaaaaaaaaatcacacaaaggatACAAACACAAGCTGAACTAACAAATATGCTCTTACTTTTCTTAACTGACGCTGACGACAGGACACTCACTGCTGGTTTCAGTGGCCGGCTGCAAGTGTCTCTGGCTTCTTTCCCCTGCTtccctccagagctgcagaatgTGGCACAGTGAGCGGGCATGCGTCTCAACCCCTATAGCCTGAACCTATGGTCACAATCATGGTGGTGAAACTAACAAGCCGCTGCTTCAAATGTGAGGCTCCTCTATTCTGGGTGCTACGGTACAGGTGCTGGGAGCATCCAAAAAGGACCAAGTGGAAAACGTGCATCACATTGTACATCACATAAcagcaataacaacaataagCAAAATATAGCAGTCTCTTATATAGCACAATAATGTCACATAATATGTACATGTTACATGTGACTTTatggaaaacagacaaacataacaATCTAAAGCTCAACTCATTTTAATCCTTGGGgcaatttaagtttttaatcTCACTTTATTTTACCTCCACCTGTTTTAGTTAATTCATTTGCTTCAATTGATTCATTTGctgtaaaattaaatttcatGAACTGTATTTATTCCTTAGGCTTTTACTTTTGCACTTGTTTTTACTattcttatttgtgttttcttgttgtcccttt from Paralichthys olivaceus isolate ysfri-2021 chromosome 16, ASM2471397v2, whole genome shotgun sequence includes these protein-coding regions:
- the LOC109641196 gene encoding D-serine dehydratase produces the protein MNGEPLSALCSPALVVDVDKVKRNAQRMTERCQKLGVQLRPHMKTHKTLECADIMTGGSRRCIVVSTLAEACFYADHGYDDILYAYSVPFDKVEHCAALSERLDLFQVLLDHPDALEKLRKRPLRDGRQWHVWLKLDCGNGRAGALYSDPAAFRLAQDIAETEGVQLTGVYAHCGNTYNCRGEEQVQAVARETTSLTLEFVEKLKAVGITCKSSIGSTPSCSHPVKDMEQLSEVHPGNYVFFDVQQSVIGSCSLEDVAVRVLTRVIGHCPHRNQLLIDCGWSGLSLDGAGKLPTGYAVIEGHPNLKLLSMTQEHGRVEPISGELDYSKHPLGSLLMLIPFHSCATAMMHPVYHVHSEGLLLGTWTPTRGW